The genomic interval GCGCCCATGTGGCCGCCGCCGTCAGGATCATCTGCAGGGCAAAGACCAGCCGCCCGCCATAGCGTTCGGTCCAGACGCCAAGGATGAAGCGCGACAGCGATCCGGTCAGGATCGGGGTTGCGATCAGCAGGCCGTATTGGAACTCGGACAGGCCGAGTTGCTGTTTGATCTCCAATCCGATGATTGAAAAGATGGTCCAGACCGCGAAGCACAGAGTAAAGGCGAATGTGCTAAGCCAAAGGGCGCGGCTTTGGGCCGCCGGGTCGGGTGTGATCTGCGCTGGCATATCGTTCTCCCACTACGCTGGCTTCCGCAACGGAATCCTGTCGCGGATATTGACCTGCACAAAACACGCCCTGAAATCCGGCGCCTTGATGAAAGTCAAAAGGGCCCGGAAACTGGTTAATAAATCCGCGATGATCTAGTTAGTTTATTGAATTTATTTGTGAATATTTTTAATCCGCACATGCGCGGGCCAATCGCGCCCTTACCTGCGCTGATTCGTCGCAGGTAAAGCAAATGTGATCGGTGGCCGGGCCCGAACCCGCCCAGCGGTCTCACCTTTCCGCCACGCGGGGGCTTGCGCCGTGTTCGCGGCTCGACGGCAGATCTTGCGGCGCGTAGGTTCTCGGCTTTGACACGTCGCTCTGGGGGCAGGATGAAGATCGGTGAACTGGCAAGCCAGACGGGGCTGTCGATTTCGCGCATCCGCTATTACGAGCGGATCGGCCTGCTGAAATCCGTCTATCGCATGCCCAATGGCTATCGCGCCTATCCGCCGGAATCGGTGCTTGCGCTGAAGCTGATCCTTGCCGCGCAGGTGGCCGGGTTCAGCCTTGAAGAGATCCGCATCCTTGTGCCGCCGGATGTCGTCAGCTGGGATCACGACCGCCTCTCCGCGATGCTGGAGGACAAGCTGGCCCAGATCGCGGCGCAAGAGGCCCGGCTTGCGGACAGCAAGGCCCGCATCATGGCCCTCCGGCAGGCTTTCTCGACCCGGCCCGAGGGGATGGATTGCGCGGCCAATGCAGCGCGGATGCTGTCGCTGCTGATCCCCGATGCAGCCGATTACCTGCCAAAGCCACGGCGCGGCAGCAATTCCGGCGACAACTGACGCAGGATCCGCCGGTCGGAAACGAGCCCTCATCGCCGCCCGGCAGGATTTTTCAGAATCTGCAAATTTAGCGCTTCGGGTCGCTTGACCCTGAACCATGCTTCACCCTTATGTTTCGCGCTGTTCGCTCGAATCACGTCATGGTTGAGGGCGGGAAACGATCAGCAAAGACTGATGATCGGGCGACCATCGGGGATCTGTTGGACAAACGGATGCCCTGACCCGATCACGGTGGCGCCGGCGCATCCCGCCGCAATCACGGCATAAGGCCCGCGCGACACAACGAATGACACGTGAATAAAGGAGTCACCAATGGGCTATGTTACCACCGACGATGGCGTCGAAATCTATTACAAGGACTGGGGCCCGAAAGACGCTCCGGTCATCTTTTTCCATCACGGCTGGCCGCTGAGCGCCGATGACTGGGACGCCCAGATGATGTTCTTCCTTGGCCAGGGTTTCCGCGTCGTCGCCACCGATCGCCGCGGCCATGGCCGTTCCCAGCAGGTCTGGGACGGGCATGACATGGACCATTACGCCGATGACACCGCCGCCGTGGTCAGGCATCTGGGCGTGCAGGGCGCGGTGCATGTCGGCCATTCGACCGGCGGCGGTGTCGTGGCGCGCTATATCGCCCGGCACCCCGAGGACAAGGTGGCCAAGGGCGTGCTGATCAGCGCCGTGCCGCCGCTGATGGTGAAGACCTACGACAATCCCGATGGGATCGACAAATCGGTTTTCGACGACTTCCAGAAGAACACCGCCGAAAACCGCGCGCAGTTCTTCCACGACGTGCCCGCAGGCCCGTTCTATGGCTATAACCGCGACGGGGCAGAGCCGTCCGAGCCGGTGATCCTGAACTGGTGGCGTCAGGGCATGATGGGCGGCGCCAAGGCGCATTACGACAGCATCGTGGCCTTTTCGCAGACCGATTTCCGCGAGGATCTGAAGTCGATCACCACCCCGATGATGGTCATGCACGGTCTGGACGATCAGGTCGTCCCCTTCGAGATTTCGGGCCGGAAATCGGCCGATCTGCTGCAGAACTGCGTGCTGAAGACCTATCCGGGCTTCCCGCATGGCATGCCGACGACCGAGGCAGAGACCATCAACAAGGATCTGCTGGAGTTTATCCGCAGCTGATCCGACAGGAAGCCGGCGGCGCGTTCCGTCGGCTTCACCGCCTTTAGATCGCGCTGTCCGCCGCGTCCTTGTTGCGCTGCAACTCGGCCATCAATGCCTCGATCCGCGCCTTGCGGTCCCTGGCTTCGGCGATCAGG from Paracoccus fistulariae carries:
- a CDS encoding alpha/beta fold hydrolase codes for the protein MGYVTTDDGVEIYYKDWGPKDAPVIFFHHGWPLSADDWDAQMMFFLGQGFRVVATDRRGHGRSQQVWDGHDMDHYADDTAAVVRHLGVQGAVHVGHSTGGGVVARYIARHPEDKVAKGVLISAVPPLMVKTYDNPDGIDKSVFDDFQKNTAENRAQFFHDVPAGPFYGYNRDGAEPSEPVILNWWRQGMMGGAKAHYDSIVAFSQTDFREDLKSITTPMMVMHGLDDQVVPFEISGRKSADLLQNCVLKTYPGFPHGMPTTEAETINKDLLEFIRS
- a CDS encoding MerR family transcriptional regulator, whose protein sequence is MKIGELASQTGLSISRIRYYERIGLLKSVYRMPNGYRAYPPESVLALKLILAAQVAGFSLEEIRILVPPDVVSWDHDRLSAMLEDKLAQIAAQEARLADSKARIMALRQAFSTRPEGMDCAANAARMLSLLIPDAADYLPKPRRGSNSGDN